AGGACACGTCGTTGCTAGCCAGGAGGCTTTAGATTTAGTAGCGTATCTACAAGAATTGAAACAAGCTAAGCTGCCAGAAGCAACGGTAGCGCCCGAATTTTTATATCCTTTAAAAGAGGCAACTGCCACAACAACAACAGGTGGAACTCAAGTAGTAGATACAGGCGTGGATGGAAAAAACCTCTATATGACCAATTGTGCCACTTGCCATCAGGCGAATGGGGAAGGTTTAGCGGGAGCCTTTCCGCCTTTGAAAAATAGCCCCATTGTGATGAGTGACAATCTACAGCTTTTTGTAGATATTATCTTGAATGGTTATGATGCGAGGGGGGAATACGGGGTTATGCCTGCAGTGGGAACTAATTTAAATTGGACCGCTAATGAAGTAACTGCCATCGTCAATTATGAACGCAACAATTGGGGAAATCAGGCTCCACAAGTCAGCGTAGAAGAAGTACAGCAAATCATGGATTATATTAATCAAATCAAAGAGAAAAAATGAAAGTGAAACAAAGTATCCTCGTGTTGGTGGTGGGATTGTTAGCCACCACAGGCTTATACGCTTGTCCTGTTTGTGAACGCAATCAACCCAAGCTCTTAAAAGGCGTTGTGCATGGCGCTGGCCCTGATAGTCAATGGGATTATCTCATTATTGGAATCGTTGCAATCATTGTAGTATTGACCTTGTTCTTTTCGGTGAAATGGTTGATAAAACCAGGGGAGAAGCAAGAGAATCACATCAAAAGAACTGTTTTAAATGAGTCATAGTATGGAGCAAAAAAGCAAGGTGTATCTCTTTATGGATGAGGATACACAACCGCTGGCTGTATTGGAAACACCCATCACGTTTGAATTGGATACCCACCGATTAACGGATGGCGCCCATGTATTAAAAATTGTCAGCCAGGACTATACCGGAAAAGAGGGAATTCGAACGATTCCCTTTACGGTTAAGAATGGTCCTTCGATTGAAGTGGAAGGCATCAAAGAACAAGCGGTGGTGGATGGTGTTGTCGATATTATGATTAATGCCTATGGAAAAGGAGACCCCAAAACGTTTTTGGTGACCGGTAGTGAAACACCGCAAAGTATTCCGTATTGGGTGTGGATTACTATAATTGTCGTCGTCGCTTGGGGTATTTATTATATGGTAAGGTATTTGGGGTAGTTAGGCGGTGAGAGGGTGAGGGGGTGAGGAGGTGAGGCGGTGAAATCGAAACGAAGTGTAGATTCATCGAACACAAAAACAAAATAGTAACTTGGTGAGATAGATGGTGAGGAGGTGTGGTGATGAGGAGGTGTGGTGATGAGGGGGTGAGATTGGTGAGGATGTGTTGAATGAAAACTGAAAACTGTTCACCGTAAACCGTATCTTCCTCTGACTCTTGTTCGGGTTTCGTTTGGGTCACCTTCGGTAAAATGGGGTTTAACCCACGTAAATCCAAGGATGATCCGAACAACTACCGAACAAACCTCTAAGGGTGTTTTTAATTGACTCTGATAATCAGTTTGTTGTGTTTTTAAAAATAGCCCAAAAAGGAGTAAAAACGGAAAAAAAGGACTAAAAAAGGAAGTTTTACTGGATTGGTATTGCCTAAATAAAAAAAAACGCTAGGAGTAGTACTCTTAGCGTTTTTTGTGTTCTATTTTAAATCAGCAATAGAAGCTCCAAAGTTGATGTGTAACACATGCCCATTCGGTAAAACTAAAGCGGGAACGGATTGTACTCCGGCGCGTTCTGCCTCTTGTACTTTTTCTTGCTCTTCTCCTAAGTGAATAATTTCAATCGGGTGATCGGCAATTAAGTGTAATAAGTCCTGCTCTGCGCTCACGCAAACGGGACAACCTGCATGATAAAAAACTACTTTTTTCATTTTACATCGTGTTAAATTGATTATTCAAATTGTAGGTTAAAAGTAAGGCCCTTTGAAGGGATTGTTGTGGTACAGTATTGGAATATAAGGGTGGGCCAGGAGGGGAGTGAAGCGGTGAGACGGTGAGGGGGTGTGAAGGTGAGGGGGTGTGAAGGTGAGGGGGTGTGAAGGTGAGGGGGTGAGATATTCTTCTTTAACCGAAGAAATTATCAAAAAAGCTTCTAGCAAAAAAACAAAAAAGCAATCTAGCAAACAATAGAAAACTAATTTGACCTTTATTTGGATTAGTTGAAGGGTTTTTTGTTTCTTTTTTACCCTTTAAAAAAGAAAGGAGTAAGGTTTGCTCTTTGTGAAGTTGTAGTGTTTATCGATTAAAGGGGATTTGCAAAAAAGCCTTCTGGACCACCCTTAAAATCGCAATTCTGTATCATTCTAGTCCTCCAGAGAGGCTGTATGTTTGTATCAGATTAGTTGATGGTTAAGGGTTGATGGTTATGGGTTATGGGTGGACAGTTAACAGTGGTAAACTGTAAACCAAAAAATGGTTCTGTGGCTGAGTGGTAGGCCTGGTTACGCAATAACCAGTAGGTTGGTTCGAATCCAACCGGAACCTCAAATTAGTTAACGGTGGACGGTTCACAGTTGACAGTGGTGAACCGTAAACTGTAAACAGCGAACTGTAAACCGTAAACTGAAAACTGTACACAAAAAAATGGTTCTGTGGCTGAGTGGTAGGCCTGGTTACGCAATAACCAGTAGGTTGGTTCGAATCCAACCGGAACCTCAAATTAGTTGAGGGTTGACAGTGAATAGTTAACGGTGAATGGTTTACAGTTAACAGCGGTACACCGTACACCGTGCACTACACACAACATCATCTTTAATTTTTTACATCCTTCTTGTCATCTGCTGTTTGGTTTCAACTCGCTGTCATTTCGGTTGACCGCAGCAGGTACTTGGAGGGACTCACTTTTAAATATCAATTTCATGAAATTACACCGAGAAGGAAAAGGTCCGATTACTGTTGCGTGTTGCGTATTTTTAGTATGCAACGGATTAGCGTTTGGTTTACTGAGTACAACGTTGTGGTATGTACAAGGGTTTATTTTGCTCTTAACTTCCGTTTTATTGGGTTTAGTCCTTTTCTTCTTTCGAATCCCAAAGCGTGTATTGATTCAAGGCGACTCCTGTATTCAAGCGCCTTGTGATGGTACCGTAGTGGTGATTGAAGAAGTAGAACCCGATGAGTATTTCAGTGAAAAGCGCTTGCAAATTTCCGTTTTTATGAGTGTGCTTAATGTGCATGTCAACCTAAATCCTATTGAAGGCGAAGTCGTGTATAGCTGTTACCACAAAGGAAAAAACTTGGTGGCTTGGCATCCGAAATCTTCCACTGAAAATGAGCGCCATAGTGTTGTTTACAAGCATGCCAATGGCAAAGAAGTGCTAGCAAAGCAAATTGCAGGTGCCTTGGCTAATCGCATTGTCAACTATTTACGCGTGGGTGAACGAGCCGTGCAAACACAAGAAATGGGGTTTATTAAGTTTGGATCACGGGTGGATCTACTCTTGCCTTTGGATTGTACGGTGAATGTACAATTGGGGGATAAAGTAGAAGGGGGAATCACAACCTTAGCGCAATGGAAATAAGCTTAGGGTTCGTATTCCTGTAGGCATTCACTGATTAGGCGAACTCCTCGCTCTAGTTCAAGGGTAGAAAGCGTACCAAAACTCAAACGCAATCCATCCGCTGTAGTGGAAGGTGCATAGTAGTCATTTGGATTGACTAGCTGAACGCCTTTCGCTGCTAAGCGTTGAATGAATAGGGAATAATCAAGCGGATACAACGGCTTAATCCAAAAGGCTAATCCGCCGTCTGGCAGGTTAAACGTTACTCGATCCCCTAAGTATTTTTGAATGAGCTGACGTGTGAAGTCTCTTTTCTCTTTGTATAAACTTGTCGCTTTTTTAATATGTTTTTTGATCATGCCGTCTTCAATGAGTTGAAGTACGGCTTGTTCCATGATACGATCTCCTTGAATATCGATGATTTTTCTCAATTGGGTTATTTTTTCAATCAAGCTGTTGTGACTTGTCACTAAGAAACCGACGCGGAGTGCTGGTGCAACAACCTTACTTAAGGTGCCAATGTACACGTAATTTTCCAGTTCGGGGTAACTACACAGTGGTAGTACAGGTCGGTAGGTATAGTGAAACTCATTGTCATAATCATCCTCAATGACGGTAATATTGTATTGATTCGCCAGTTGAATAATCTCCAGGCGTCGTTGTAGACTCAGTGTTACGGTTGTCGGAAATTGATGGTGAGGGGTGAGGTAAACGGCTTTGATTGCTTCATTTTGTTGCAGTCTTTCTCTCATGGTTTCCACGCAAATGCCTTCTGCATCAACTGGAATGGGAACCAAGGTTGCCCCAGCGTGTTCAAAAGCTTGCCAAGCAGATTGGTAACCGGGGTTTTCCACTAAAATAGCATCTCCTTTTTGAAGTAAACATTGTGCAATCAAATAGATGGCCATCTGCCCTCCGCGTGTGATGCATACACAATCTTCTTTTACGTGCATGCCTCGTTGGTGGTTGAGCATATGCGCAATGTGTTGAATAAATCGCGGATCCCCTAGTGCATTGCCATACCCCATCATTTGCCATTTTGCATTTCGGTTGAAAATTTGTCGATAGGCACGGGCTAATTCTTTGACCGGTACAATTTTACTATCAGGATATCCATTGTCAAAAACAAGTGGTGCAGGGTGTTGTAGGTCCGCAGTTGCTAGTGTTGCTGAAGGAGTTTTACTTTTTACCGGTCTAGATTGGGGCATCGTTTGAGCAATATAGATGCCTTTGCGCTCTACAGATACCAACCACTCTTCATCCAATAAAACACTAAGGGCTTTGACAATCGTATTGCGGTTGACTGTCAACATTTCTGCCAAGGTTCGCGTACTCGGTAGAATATCTCCTTTTTGAAGTCTGCCCTGTTGGATAGCATCAATGATAGCATCCGCTATTTGCAGATAAATGGGTTTGTCAGCCGTTTGATCGAAGCGAATTTCTAGTTTCCAAAGCCTTTTCATATGGACTACGTAATAATGTTTATTAAACAAGAGTAAGTAGACCAAAGATACACAATATAACGCTAATGACCAATGCTTATTTTTTCTTTATCCCCTGTGTTTTAAAGGTAGAAAAATGAGGTTATCTCGTTTATATACAATGAAGTATACGCCAAATAAAAGATAAGTTGGTCACTTGAAGTAGTGTAATTCTATTACATATAGGTTTATTGGCGTAGTGCTGCTAGTTCCAGTAGTTTCAAACAGGTTTTATAATTGCGGGTAGTAGCCACGACATGCAGTTTTTGTTCCAGTAAAGCATTGGTTATTTTGGTTTTACCGTATCCATTTGTTGCGACGAAATAAGCTGCTGTATCCGTCAGGACTAAGTGTTCTTCGGGTGCTTTTTTATCTAACAAGGCTGCGGGTTTGAGCACTGTAGGTTTGGAATTAAAAAAGGAAATATACAGCTGTGCTTGTTGCTCAGGCTGCGTAAAAGGACAGTGGTCCAGGATTGTTTGAAGGGAAGTAAGCGGTAGCGTAAGAACGGAAACGAGTAAACCCAATTGATCCGTTAGGGCCTGTTCGATGCGATTTGTGATTGTATTGACCTCCGTTTCTTCCGATTGAAAGATGACGTTACCACTTTGAATATACGTTTGTACCTGGGCGAATCCGATCGTGTGGAAGAGCTGTTTTAGAACATCCATCGTAATTTTATTCTTACCACTTACGTTAATAGCGCGAAGCAAAGCAATATAGGTTGTCATACAGTTGAGGTTGATATTGATGCCACAAAGATAGCAGATTCCCTTTATTTAGCTGCCTTTTGCTCTCTCATTCTTGGATTAGGTTATGCTGGTACAGATGCCATTCATCAAATAAAATAAACCAGTGGTCAAAGAGATTCGCGCGGTTGAGGGATTTGGAATTGATTTGCACCAAAATCAAAGAAATGAAGATACGTTTAGTTGCCGTTTGTTGGGCTTTCCTTTTAGGAGTGTTAACGATGCAATCACAAGAAAAGATGATAGGAGAATTTAAGGTGGATTATGTCCCTTTTTCCAACTATGTACGACCGATAGACAGTTTGAAAACACCTGCGAAAACAGATTTTAGAAGAGCAGAAATAAACATTGAAATTCCCCTATCCATGCACATGGATCAGCGTGGAAAACCGCGTACTTGGTCCATTATTGCACAAGGAGCCTATGCTAAAATGCAGCATAAATTATATGAAGAAGAGCTATTCCCAACTGAATTATTAAATGCGCAAATTGGGGTTAAACACTTTCGTTCGATTAGCGACTCTTGGTCCCTTTTAGTGATGGGAACCGTTGGTTTATATACAGATATGGAAGTGATTAATAGTCAGGCTATTTTGGGGCAAGGAGGGGTGTTTTTCATCAAGCATTTCAACAAGAAAGTAGCCTTGGGAGTGGGACCTGTTTTGACGAATAGCTTTGGGGTGCCTATGGTTTTACCAGGTATTTATTTTAATTGGGAAACCCATGGTGATTTCTATGTACGCGTAGCTTTCCCTCAAGGCGCAGAAGTAGGGTATAAGGTCAATGAAATGGTGGATGTAAAGCTAGCAGCTGATTTACAAGGGATGACGGCGGTGATTAAACAAGACGACAAAAATATGCTCTTGGGATTCCAACAGGTTGTTGCCGGTTTACGACCAGAGTTTAAGTTTAATGACCATCTAACTTTGTCTCTAACCGCAGGTAGTTCCCTTGTTCGTTCCTTTTCGTATAATGAGCGCAAGATTAAGAATATTTTTAAAGAGAAAAAAGAAGCCGATCCACGATTCACCACAACGTTTTACGGTGCTGTAAAATTAAAGTGGGCCCTGTAGGGGCAAATGGCAATTTGCCCCTAACATGACAAATAAAAAAAGAGACGAATTAAAATTCGTCTCTTTTTTTATTTGTTTAAGTAATTTTTATTTGCTTAATAAGTTTTTATAGATAATATCATGGAGGAGTGCTTCCTTACGCAAACGTGCGATGGGTAAAGAAGTACCTTGGATGAGGACTTTATTCCCCGAAATAGAACTCATGTGGTTGATATTAATGAGATAGGATTTGTGTATTCTAAAAAAGTGTTCTTTGGGTAATAACTCCTCTAAAGCTACCATTGTTTGATGGATGATATAGCTTTTTTGGGGGGTGTGAATGCGGACATAATTTTGCATGCCTTCGATGTAGAGAATGGTTGCCCATTGAATTTTGACAAAACTATCCTCGTGTTTGATATACATGGAGCCATCCGCTAAGCCTAGTTCTGCTTTCTGTTGATGTTTCAGCTCATACCATTCTTTGGCTTTTAGGGCAGCTTGATAAAAGCGTTTGAAGGCGATGGGTTTTAGTAAGTAGTCTACAATTTGCAAGCGGTAGCCCTCTAATGCATGTTCCGAATAAGCCGTTGTAAAAATAACCATGGGCGGTTGACTAATAGCTTCTAAGAAATCAATACCCGATAAATAAGGCATATTGATATCGAGGAAGAGCAAATCAAACTTATCCTTACTCATTAATTCTTGAGCCTCTAATGCAGATCCACACGAAGCTGTGGCAGTTAAAAAGTCTACTTGCGCAATAAAATCCACAATAGCTCTTCGCGCTAGAGGTTCATCATCAATGACGAGGCATTTTAGTTGGAGTGTATTTTTATCTGTTGTCATGGTTTAAATCAATTTGGAGCACTACAGTAAAGGTATCTTCTTTTTCCTCTAATCGAAACGTATGTGCATCAGGATATTGTATTTTTAATCGTTCTGTTATATTGACAATTCCAATACCACCTTGTTGTTTTTCTCTTTTGTATCGGTCGTTATAGGAATTTTCGATGGCTAAAGTTAGCTTTCCTTTTTCTTCTTTGCAGTGGATGTGTACATAACCCTGTTGATGAGGCAATCGAGAGACGTGCTTGAAAGCGTTTTCCACGAGAGGAACCAGTAGTAAAGGAGCAATTTGCAGCTGTTTAGTTTCGATTTCCCATACACATTGAACCGTGAGTTCCTCTTGCCATCGAATTTCTTCAATGGCTACTAGATCTTGTAAATATTGAATTTCTTGATGTAAGAAAACATGCTGTTGGTTGCATTCATAGAGCTGATAACGCAGGATATCCGAGAATTTAAGCAGTACCGTTGACGCTAATTCTACGTTGTTTTGCATGAGGATGTGAATGTGATTGAGGATGTTGAACATCAAATGCGGATTGATTTGATCCTGTAGGAGCTTAATTTGGGCCTCTAAATGCTCTTGCTTCAATTTGGCGTTTATCTGTTCAATTTTATAGTGTTCCTCATAGAATCGAATACCACAAGTTGTAGTCACAATAGCCATAGCAGAAGGAAAGGAGCTAAACAATTTGTGTACAAAAAACTGTTGCCAGGTAACGGCACCTGCATCGCGGAGTACAACAGTATCGTTGACGTAGTATGGAAATAGCGTAAAGAGGAAGGAAATCAGTATATTTAGAAAAAGGATGCCCACAAAGAAAACCAGAATAAAGCGTTTCATTTTCCCCTCTTTTAAGGCTTTTGGCAGTACAATATCACTTAAATAATGAGCCACGGTAATAAAACATAACATAACCGTCAAGCAATGTAAAAGCCAATAAAGGGGGCGATTATTGATGTGGATATAGGGCCATACTGAAAGAGCGAGGACGGACCAGAATAAAATAAAAAAGAGGCGTTTGTGTTTGCTTATATTGATCGTTGGATGCATGAATCACTTAAATTTGAACTACAAAGGTAAATAAAGGATAATCATTTGATTCAGAGAACTATTTTTTGACCAATGGAATGAATTTTTTGATGAATGGTTTCGTTTGAAAAAAAGAAAAGCACAGCCCTTAAGCTATGCTTTTTTCTTTTTATTACAAGAACATATAGCTAACCCCTAGTTGCACTTGATTTGATTTGGATTTGAAGTTTTTAGAAAGACTGTTTAATTGACGTGCATATGTTAATTCAACTGCAAATCGGCCTATCGTTACCCCAGCACCTACTTGTGCTTTGACATTGTTTTTGTTGAGGTTCCAATCGCCCGTTGTTAGATTATCAATGGCGCTTAATTTGTCGTTGATTACTCGAGAATAAACACCTCCTGCTACTACATGAAGACGTACGGTATTGAAATCAAACAAGGTATAACCAATCGAAACAGGAAGGTCAATACTTTTCCATTTTGCACGGTCAATTAAAGGGTTGTCCAGAGAAGATTTAGATTCGCTGTACAAGAGTTCAGTTTGAACAAAAAAACGATCCATGTGGTATTTTGCTGTAACCCCAGCAGAGAATCCCATGGCACTTGATTTGCTTAGGTTTTCTAAATTACCTGCAATATTCGCGTGATTTGATGCTACTTTTACCCCCAGTTGAAAAGGATTTTGGTTTTGAGCATTTACACTACAAACGGCTAATAGCATACCTAAACTAAAAATTGTTGCTTTCATTTTAATGATTTAAATTATGGAAGCAAATAACCTTCAGTTTAGGTATTTAGACAATTTTCTTTGACCAACGGAAGCTCTCTTTTGATTAGTAGTTCCGAAAGAAGGGCAACGGTATGTTTGTTGCGTTACGGTTCAAAAATATTCATCTTTTCATCATAAATAGGACTCGTTATACCTAAGAAATGGAGGACGCTGTGAAAGACGTGATGTTGAGATAGTAAAGGGCTGGTTTTGAGTTTTATAGTATCGTCAGACACCCAGACAAGGAATGGAATCTCATACTGTTCTTTAGGCGCAAAGCTCATGGGTAAGCCGTGCATATACAGGTTTTTCTCTCCTAGTGATTCCCCGTGATCCGAAACAAATACCATCGTACTCTTAAAATCGGGCAAGGTTTGAAGGTCTTCAATGATGCGGTGTAGGAGATAATCCGTATAAACAATGGTATTGTCATACGCATTGATGAGTTCCTCTTGTTCGCAATTGGCTAGTTCTACACTAGAACAAACGGGACTAAATACTTCAAAGGCAGGGGGGTATTTGGTGTTGTACGTCGGTCCGTGACTTGTACTGCTGTGCAGGACCACCAGTATTTTGTTTTTCGTACTCGCTAAAATATCTTCTTTGAGGTTGGTCAGTAGTATTTCATCATAGTCACAATTGCCTGTTACGCAATTTTGGCGCAACAGCTCTTTGCTTTGATAGTTTGCAATATGCACAGGAGGTTCTCCCCAATTGGTTGTTTTCCAAATGACGTCAACCTGATTGCGGTATAAATAATTGGGCAATATCTCATATAAGTCGTTGGTCTCTTTGTGTTCCAAAATACTCTTTACCCCAGCAGTTGTATAGGTGGCGGAGGATTGTGCATCAAAGTGATAGAGCTGTTTGGTCTGAGATAGGAGTGGGTTGGTATTCTTTTTATAGCCATAGAGGGAGAAGTTTTGCTTTCTTGCCGATTCTCCTATCACAAGTACAACAATAGATTTTTCCTCTGTAGTATGCGTCACATCAGGTAGGCGTATTTCTTTTTTGTTTTGCTGTGCTTGGTGAACATAGAAAAGCGCAGTATTAACGGTATAGGACCAAGGCATGGCTAAACCGCCCAACTGTTTGGAGTGTTTGTCAATCCACAGGAGATTCGTCGCATTCATCAAGACTAAGAGGATGATTCCGAGGAGTGAAGCCCCAAAGCTAAGGAGAACGGTTTTTAGCTGGTCTTTGATTAGTTTTATTCGATAGATTAAGATACTAGGTCCAATTCCTAAAAACAGAAAATACCCCACCAGTTTAAAAGAGAAAAAACTACTCGATTCTTCATAATTCGTATTCAATAGATTGCCAATCATACTTTCATCTATAATGATGCCATAGGTATGGATAAAATAGAGGGCTACTGCATTCAGTGCAAAAAACAAACTCAAGAGTCCTTTCCCTAATCGATGTGCGAGCGAAAGGAAGAGGTAAAAAGCAAAGAAGTTAGCCAAGATCATGAGGAGAAATAGGCTACAGATTAAGGCCAGTTTATGAGTCCCTTTGGATTCAATATGTTGAAATACAAATTGAAAAAAGGGAAGATGGTATAGCCCCGTATTGATGATACTCATCCAAAAGGCAAATGTTCGGGTTTGATATTTATTTTTGAACATAGCGTTGTGTCATTTTATAGAGCGAAAATAGAAAGCTGAGTAAAGCACAATAATAAATAAATAAGTTTTCACTTTGTATGCGAAAGAGCAAAATAATACAGCAGATCAGAAAAATAACAAGGAATACCGGATAGTATTTTTTGTGGTATATCCAGGGCCATAAGGCATATCGTTGACTAATATAGGTTCCCAATACCCCTGAAGTATACCCTAATATACAGCCCACAAGTACATCCAAGGGATAATGCGCTCCTACGGCAACACGTGTAAAAGCAAAAAGTAAGCCCAACACGATCATTCCAACAAAGTAGGGGATTTTGTACTTTTTATTTTGCGGACTCATCGCAAACAGGACAACTGTCAATACGGTAAATACCGTTATAGAATGCCCTGAGGGAAAGCTTGTCGACCCTGATAATTTTTCTCCAATGATGTTGAATGTGGTATAGTCAAAGGCTTTTGCAGGTCTGGGAATTGCGAATACCTCCTTGGTTATGATAGCAAAGAGAAAGGAAAGGAGGGAACTAGTCAAGAGCGCTTCCCAAAGTTTAGGCGCATACAGAATGAAAAGCGTTAAAAAAGACAACAAGATTAAGGCATCACCCAATTGAGTGAGGTTTGCCAGGGTTTCGGGGGATTGTTGTACATGGTGATTGATAAAGTAAAACCAATCCTTTTGAATAAAAATATAGCCGTGGACTGATAGACAATCAAGACTATAAAGTACAAGTGCAATTTTCAACAAGAGCGCAAAAGGCAGTAAAAAAAAGACAGCTGTAGGTTTTGAATAATGGGTGTGAATCAACTTGTTCATGTATAGAAATTAACTAGATTGCAAAAGAGTAGTAAAAAGGAAGCGATCTATTGGTGTAGTGGAGCTTGTATTTTTCTTTTGGTGGTGCAAAATAGCTGTGTCATAGTACCTTATCAAATAATAAGGATGAACAGGAGGGGAATTATGATATACTGCGTTGGGCGATAGACCAACGGAAATAGAAGAGTATAAAAAAAGGAACCCCTGAGGGTTCCTTTTTGACCAATGATTCTACATTAAGCATTATGAATGAAGAGATCACGTAAAAATTTTGAATGCACTGGTCGTGTTTAAACATAGTTATTAATAGTTACTTTATAACCTTTATAGCAGGATGCGCTTTATTTAGTGTT
The window above is part of the Myroides odoratus DSM 2801 genome. Proteins encoded here:
- a CDS encoding LytR/AlgR family response regulator transcription factor; amino-acid sequence: MTTDKNTLQLKCLVIDDEPLARRAIVDFIAQVDFLTATASCGSALEAQELMSKDKFDLLFLDINMPYLSGIDFLEAISQPPMVIFTTAYSEHALEGYRLQIVDYLLKPIAFKRFYQAALKAKEWYELKHQQKAELGLADGSMYIKHEDSFVKIQWATILYIEGMQNYVRIHTPQKSYIIHQTMVALEELLPKEHFFRIHKSYLININHMSSISGNKVLIQGTSLPIARLRKEALLHDIIYKNLLSK
- a CDS encoding DUF1697 domain-containing protein codes for the protein MTTYIALLRAINVSGKNKITMDVLKQLFHTIGFAQVQTYIQSGNVIFQSEETEVNTITNRIEQALTDQLGLLVSVLTLPLTSLQTILDHCPFTQPEQQAQLYISFFNSKPTVLKPAALLDKKAPEEHLVLTDTAAYFVATNGYGKTKITNALLEQKLHVVATTRNYKTCLKLLELAALRQ
- the pdxR gene encoding MocR-like pyridoxine biosynthesis transcription factor PdxR; protein product: MKRLWKLEIRFDQTADKPIYLQIADAIIDAIQQGRLQKGDILPSTRTLAEMLTVNRNTIVKALSVLLDEEWLVSVERKGIYIAQTMPQSRPVKSKTPSATLATADLQHPAPLVFDNGYPDSKIVPVKELARAYRQIFNRNAKWQMMGYGNALGDPRFIQHIAHMLNHQRGMHVKEDCVCITRGGQMAIYLIAQCLLQKGDAILVENPGYQSAWQAFEHAGATLVPIPVDAEGICVETMRERLQQNEAIKAVYLTPHHQFPTTVTLSLQRRLEIIQLANQYNITVIEDDYDNEFHYTYRPVLPLCSYPELENYVYIGTLSKVVAPALRVGFLVTSHNSLIEKITQLRKIIDIQGDRIMEQAVLQLIEDGMIKKHIKKATSLYKEKRDFTRQLIQKYLGDRVTFNLPDGGLAFWIKPLYPLDYSLFIQRLAAKGVQLVNPNDYYAPSTTADGLRLSFGTLSTLELERGVRLISECLQEYEP
- the eptA gene encoding phosphoethanolamine--lipid A transferase EptA, which produces MFKNKYQTRTFAFWMSIINTGLYHLPFFQFVFQHIESKGTHKLALICSLFLLMILANFFAFYLFLSLAHRLGKGLLSLFFALNAVALYFIHTYGIIIDESMIGNLLNTNYEESSSFFSFKLVGYFLFLGIGPSILIYRIKLIKDQLKTVLLSFGASLLGIILLVLMNATNLLWIDKHSKQLGGLAMPWSYTVNTALFYVHQAQQNKKEIRLPDVTHTTEEKSIVVLVIGESARKQNFSLYGYKKNTNPLLSQTKQLYHFDAQSSATYTTAGVKSILEHKETNDLYEILPNYLYRNQVDVIWKTTNWGEPPVHIANYQSKELLRQNCVTGNCDYDEILLTNLKEDILASTKNKILVVLHSSTSHGPTYNTKYPPAFEVFSPVCSSVELANCEQEELINAYDNTIVYTDYLLHRIIEDLQTLPDFKSTMVFVSDHGESLGEKNLYMHGLPMSFAPKEQYEIPFLVWVSDDTIKLKTSPLLSQHHVFHSVLHFLGITSPIYDEKMNIFEP
- a CDS encoding thioredoxin domain-containing protein, which codes for MKKVVFYHAGCPVCVSAEQDLLHLIADHPIEIIHLGEEQEKVQEAERAGVQSVPALVLPNGHVLHINFGASIADLK
- a CDS encoding phosphatidylserine decarboxylase family protein, which translates into the protein MKLHREGKGPITVACCVFLVCNGLAFGLLSTTLWYVQGFILLLTSVLLGLVLFFFRIPKRVLIQGDSCIQAPCDGTVVVIEEVEPDEYFSEKRLQISVFMSVLNVHVNLNPIEGEVVYSCYHKGKNLVAWHPKSSTENERHSVVYKHANGKEVLAKQIAGALANRIVNYLRVGERAVQTQEMGFIKFGSRVDLLLPLDCTVNVQLGDKVEGGITTLAQWK
- a CDS encoding phosphatase PAP2 family protein encodes the protein MNKLIHTHYSKPTAVFFLLPFALLLKIALVLYSLDCLSVHGYIFIQKDWFYFINHHVQQSPETLANLTQLGDALILLSFLTLFILYAPKLWEALLTSSLLSFLFAIITKEVFAIPRPAKAFDYTTFNIIGEKLSGSTSFPSGHSITVFTVLTVVLFAMSPQNKKYKIPYFVGMIVLGLLFAFTRVAVGAHYPLDVLVGCILGYTSGVLGTYISQRYALWPWIYHKKYYPVFLVIFLICCIILLFRIQSENLFIYYCALLSFLFSLYKMTQRYVQK
- a CDS encoding porin family protein, which translates into the protein MKATIFSLGMLLAVCSVNAQNQNPFQLGVKVASNHANIAGNLENLSKSSAMGFSAGVTAKYHMDRFFVQTELLYSESKSSLDNPLIDRAKWKSIDLPVSIGYTLFDFNTVRLHVVAGGVYSRVINDKLSAIDNLTTGDWNLNKNNVKAQVGAGVTIGRFAVELTYARQLNSLSKNFKSKSNQVQLGVSYMFL
- a CDS encoding DUF6268 family outer membrane beta-barrel protein, whose translation is MKIRLVAVCWAFLLGVLTMQSQEKMIGEFKVDYVPFSNYVRPIDSLKTPAKTDFRRAEINIEIPLSMHMDQRGKPRTWSIIAQGAYAKMQHKLYEEELFPTELLNAQIGVKHFRSISDSWSLLVMGTVGLYTDMEVINSQAILGQGGVFFIKHFNKKVALGVGPVLTNSFGVPMVLPGIYFNWETHGDFYVRVAFPQGAEVGYKVNEMVDVKLAADLQGMTAVIKQDDKNMLLGFQQVVAGLRPEFKFNDHLTLSLTAGSSLVRSFSYNERKIKNIFKEKKEADPRFTTTFYGAVKLKWAL
- a CDS encoding sensor histidine kinase, with the translated sequence MHPTINISKHKRLFFILFWSVLALSVWPYIHINNRPLYWLLHCLTVMLCFITVAHYLSDIVLPKALKEGKMKRFILVFFVGILFLNILISFLFTLFPYYVNDTVVLRDAGAVTWQQFFVHKLFSSFPSAMAIVTTTCGIRFYEEHYKIEQINAKLKQEHLEAQIKLLQDQINPHLMFNILNHIHILMQNNVELASTVLLKFSDILRYQLYECNQQHVFLHQEIQYLQDLVAIEEIRWQEELTVQCVWEIETKQLQIAPLLLVPLVENAFKHVSRLPHQQGYVHIHCKEEKGKLTLAIENSYNDRYKREKQQGGIGIVNITERLKIQYPDAHTFRLEEKEDTFTVVLQIDLNHDNR